The Plasmodium malariae genome assembly, contig: PmUG01_00_36, whole genome shotgun sequence region taaatagaagTCTTCAATGTTGCGTCCCAGTTATTTACATAGTCATACAAagttttcaatatattaccCTCTTCAAGTTTTTCCCATGCAGTATTCAAAAATGGTAATCTTGGTAATACATCAATTGCTGCTGCAcacaaggaaaaaataacaaatatagcAACTCCAATACCATACTTTCTaaatcttatttttcttagaGATATATCACAAATTGTcctgttttttttaagaaaattatcgtaatccttttttttaatccattttttttcaaaatgaaaatgttttccatcaaacatCCCATTGTTATAATCTATTACTTCCATATAGTATTGCGCCTTATTTAATGAACTTTTATCagattttttgtttttttttttgttccctttttcatttatagttatattatacttttcatgctcattattatttgattTATTCTGTTTTAACCCTAAAATATGCGAATCCTTATcctgtttatattttgctaataATCGAAGGGTTATTGGATCTAAATTTCTTCCATGTTTGTATTTCGCATCCGcgaatttattaaatgttcgctaaaaacaaaaattaataaattaaatttattttattta contains the following coding sequences:
- the PmUG01_00062000 gene encoding fam-m protein, giving the protein MVQIIKFILFIKTFELVLITWLCYFNIDMRTFNKFADAKYKHGRNLDPITLRLLAKYKQDKDSHILGLKQNKSNNNEHEKYNITINEKGNKKKNKKSDKSSLNKAQYYMEVIDYNNGMFDGKHFHFEKKWIKKKDYDNFLKKNRTICDISLRKIRFRKYGIGVAIFVIFSLCAAAIDVLPRLPFLNTAWEKLEEGNILKTLYDYVNNWDATLKTSIYLTLYSVLMLILIIVLVIGICRVLGNNEKYNKIKLMSEQSAY